The Candidatus Melainabacteria bacterium genome includes the window TTATGGAACGAAACCGAAAATCTTTGCGGGGGATGCAGTGGAGAATAGTTCTTCAGCCACATCCATCCGCCCAGCAACAAAAGTATTGCCACAAGCACGAATAGGCCGGCAAATCCATCGGCATTTGAACTGGCAGGTGTTTCGAATTCGCTGGCGCGCTCGTCGCTTATCTTTTGAGTCATGGCATGTACATCGCATAGGTGAACACAAGATTGAAGAACATGGCGGCGATAAACATTGCGGTGATAGCATTTGAGCAAACTTCAGCGCGTCCACCCCTTCCATATCTACCGAAAACACATCCGGCAAAAACACCGATAGTTGGATTGAGAACGATTAATTTGAAGAAATAACAGAACAGATCCTTGTCACGAATGGCAGGTTTAGCAGCCGAAAGATAGTCATGGATGGAGCTTACGCCGAGATAGGGAGCGAAAATCGCCGACGTCAGAAAACCTATCACCAAACCGTAGGCTCCAAGCGGTACAGCCATTGATAAGGCGGCCAGATACTTCGGGAGTGCGAACTCAGAGACAAAGTCACTCGAACTGCCCTTGAAATCGCGGGCCTCGCCGCACAACCTGGCAGCCACCCGTGCGCACCAGGATACACTGACAGTCAAAGGTCCAAGTTCACGCAGCAGACCAATAGAAATCACCATCCCAGCCATATCTTGAGCACTGAAATTCTTCAGCTCGATGATAGTTTGAATGGAAAGCGCAAGCGAAACAAACATCGCCGACAGTCCGACCAGGGGCAGAGACTTGATGCCCATCCAGCCCAGACTGGAGCGATACTGGCGAAATTGAATGGAAAGGAGATTGCCCGGATAGAGCATCTCCAGAGCCAGCTTCGCAGCCTGTCCAAGCGGTGCAAACCAGGCGAGAAGTAGGTCGTTCTTGCGATTGTGCGGCGCCAGACGCTGCATTTCCTTTCCCCAAAGTAGCGAGTCTGACGCGGCGAGCGGCAGAAAAGTGCCTAGATGGTATCAGGAAGTAATGGCACTCAGCAATTGACCGTGTCGTTGCTTTTCTCTTTACTCTTGTCGATTTTGGCAATCAGGCTTGTCGTGCTCTTACCGGGCACGAGATTGATAATCTTCACCTGTCCGCCAAATGACTCCACTACAGGGGTTTCCGCCAGCTTCTCAGGGTCGTAATCGCCGCCTTTCGCGTGAAAATTCGGCTTCACCTCAGTCAAAAGTTCGACCGGAGTATCTTCCGGAAACAGGGTTACGTAATCGACGCACTCCAGACTGGCGAGAACTTCAGCCCGGTCGTTTTCATTGTTCACAGGTCTGCTCGGTCCTTTCAAGCGTCTGACGGAATCATCCGTGTTCACTCCCACGATAAGAACATCGCCGAGCCGACGAGCTTCTGCCAGATACCGCACATGCCCGACATGGAGAATGTCAAAACAACCGTTGGTCGTGACGATTATCTTGTTCTGCTCCTTCTGAGCACGAACGACTTGCTTCAATTCTTCGCGTGTTACAACCAGTCCCATAAGGTTACTTCTTCTGCGCTTTTAGTTCGGCTAAACGCTGCTTCGCATCAGCACTGTACTCAGCCGTTGAAGAAATCTTCAAAGCCTGACTGTACTGAGCGGCCGCATCATCAAGTTGATGTTTTTGCTGGAGAATCAGTCCCATGCGATAGTACGCTTCACCTAAACGATAATCATTGGTGATCGCATCTTTGTAGGCTTCCAGAGCTCGATCATAGTCTTTCTGAATTTCGAAGGCGGTGCCGAGATTGTAATGCGCAGTCGCTAGCTTTGGATCGAGATCGACGGCGGTCTGCCAGTTTTTTATCGCCCCGGGAAGATCTTTCTCAGCTCTCAGCGCTGCCCCGATGCCATTGTATGTGATGGCATCTTTAGGATTGATCGCGAGAGCCTTATGGAACTCACCCAGAGCACCGGCATAATTATGCTGCTGATTGTAAATCAAACCCAGATTGCTGTGGGCTTCGGCCAGCGATGGATTGGCGGCCAAAGCGCCTTTATAATCGTTGATTGCCTCCATCAACTTTCCAGAAAGGTGATTTCGCACAGCCGAGTTATACAACTTCAGAGAAAGGGCCGGTCCAGATGCCTGCGGAGCAGCCTGTGCAGCGGCAGAAGCATCACCGTCGGCGCTTGTTGCAGAAGCAGGAGATTCATCGACAGCATCGGCGGGAACTGGTGCAGAGGCTCGTGGCGCAGCGGCTGGCGCTGGTTTAGCGGCAGGTTCAGGCAACGACAGAGGCTGGGTTTCAATCTGTTCGGTCCGCAACGGTTCAGAAACCTGGGCCACTTTCGTCACGGGCGGCGAAGCAGATACCACCGCATCTGGTGCGGTTGATTCCTGAGACGGCGCAGTCGCAGCAGACGGCACGTAAGCTGTCTCGGTCTCCACTTGTGGCGCCGCTGCGACGGGTACCGCCGCTATCGGCGCACTGGCTGCCGTTGGAGCAGTCACGGGTGCAGTCGCTACAGGTACAGCCTCAACATCGCGGAGCTGGGCCACAGGAGTGACGGTAGCCGTGTCCAACTCCCGCAATTGTGCGACCGGCGAAACTGCAGCAGCCGGAGATTCCTCTCGGCTGGCAGCCAGATTCGTTGTTGACGTCAATGGTGCCACATCTGTCAGGGTAGCTAGCGGAGTTGATGCGCCCATCTCCTTGGCTGCGATTTTCTTCACGAACGCTTCTTCCGGGTCATCGCCCGGCCGTGCTTGCGCCACTGCTGGACCGCTTGCAGCGGCGCCGTCCGACATCGACTTCGTAGCCGCCGCTTTAGAGACGAGTTCATTTTCGACCGGCGAATTCCAATCCCACCCTGACGCCGTGGCACTACTTTTGGTGGCACCAGCGGGCACGGAAAGCTCGTCAATCTTCTGCTCGCCCTTGAGTGCAACTGTCTCACCATCGGCATTCACAACTGGTTGCCCGGCAAAAACTGGAGGTGCAGCCTGATACTGCGTCGTTGTCACCGTGCGCAGCGGCGCCTGTTGTGCCACAGGCGCGGGTGCTTGAGGCTGGTAGGCGACCGGTACAGGCGCTTGAGCCTGTACCGCCACCGGTGCCGCGGTTGACGCCATAACCGGTGCAGCATCGTCTTCAAGAGGGATACGTGTGGATGCCAACTGAGTCATTGCAGCGGTGGTGGTAGTGGAACGAGGCACCGGCGCGCCGACAGCTCCGGAAGGTACCGGCGCACTGGCAGCATTCACGGCACTGACTACACTCTCGCCGCCTGGAGATGGCACAGTCGCCGGTCGGGCGCTTGATTCGTGCGTTGTTCTGCCGGTAGTCTTCTTGGGCACAACCAGATTTTTGACTTCATCGCCAAGATTGATGGTGACCGAGTTCTCCTCGACCTTCACCACACGCGGAGTCACTTTCAAATCTTCGGGCAGCTCAAGAACGACTCGGGCCGTTGGTTTAGCAGCATTGGGAAGAATCGAGTAACGAATACCGTTGATAACAGGCAGAACCTTTCCCATCGCCGTTGTCATTTCTTCGACTGTAGGTATCTTGGCACGATCTATAGTCGTATCGGCGAAATCTACTACTACTCGATGATTCGGTCCAGGTAAGTCGAGAACGTTAGGGATAGATGGAAAAGCTCCTGGCTCAGAAGCAAACTGCACAACCAACTGACGGGCATTGTCGAGACCGATTCTTTCGATCGGCAAAGGTTTAGTGCCGGCAGCGCCAGCAGTAAGAGGCGATATGGTGGTGGCTAAAGCGATACCAGATAAAACAAGAGAGAGAGAACCGATTCTCGTCGTACTTTTGCTTCCTGATTGTTTCGTATCAGTCATGTAGCTCACTCCGTTGATTAACTCACTCCGACACAGCCACAACCGAAAGCATTGCCTGTGCACGGCATTCCCTTGCGCATTTTACTAAAGTAAAGAGCGCTAAGACAGCCAATCGGATTCATCTGCATGACTTTAGCTACTAAACTAATTCACAGATTGACAGAAGATTTCGGCACTGCCAACGGCTGCACAGGCTATAATTGTGACGTTTTGAGAGTTCGAGTGCGAAAAAATTCTTGTTGCTGTCAGCGTTCATTTAGAGATACATTGTAAATATGAAACCTTTAAGATGCAAAGCGAAACAAGAACCATTCACACCCGGGCATGTCAAGAAGGGCGTCACAACCCAGCACATCGTTGCATTCCTGTTAGCCACCAGCTGCCTCGGTGCCTTTGCCGGCGGTGCCCAGGCGAGAAAAACCGATGAGATTCCGGACTACCTTTTCATCGGCAAAAAGGTACCTAACAAAATCCCAATGCCGTCTGCACCTCAGCCAGACCGCAACAAACTCGTGCCACCGCCGGGAGAGCAACAGTTCTTTCCGATTCGTGAAGACGGACAACCATTCGTACTCAACGTCGACAGAACCGTTAATCTCACTGATGCGCTCAATCGCGTCTATTACAACCCAAAATGGCGCGGCGAAGAATGGACACCGTTCGATCAAGTCGATACCATTGAACGCGCCTGCCGACTGATGGGCACCTGGCGTGAATATGACGAAGCCAACATCTATCGCGTCTTCACCCCGGTGAATAAATTTTTCGAAAAATACTCAGGATTTGGACCATGAGCGAAACACGACTTGACCATATTGCTGTAGCAGTGCGCAGCCTCGATGAAGCATTGAAGTTCTACAAAGACTCTTTCGGTCTTGAATGCATCGAGATCGAAGAAGTTCTCGAACAGGGAGTCAGGGTAGCGAAGCTAGATCTTGGCAACACCCATCTCGAACTGCTTGAACCGCTATCGGATGATTCACCTGTAGGCAAGTTTCTCGCCAGCCGTGGACCCGGTCTGCATCACATTTGCGTGGGCGTCGACAATATCATCACCAAACTGGATTGCTTGAAAAGCGCTGGCACCAGGCTCATTGACGAGCAGCCCAAGCTTGGTGCAAGCGGCGCCCGCATCGCCTTTGTGCACCCGAAAAGCACAGGCGGCGTGCTTCTGGAGCTTTCCCAGCCATTTGAAGTTGGGTCTGACAAGCACTGATAGCCAGCCGCTTCTCGCAACAAATTTCACCGACTCTTAACCGAAACATTGATATATGTGGGCGTTTTGGTTCATACTTTCCATTTCAGTGAGAAAGTATTCGCCTACACCTAGAAGGAGGCAGCGGCACTATGCCAGTCATGCAGGAACTATCAAAAATTGAAGAGGCACTGGGAAGCAAAGCTTCTTATTATTTGCAACACGAGTGCAAAACTGTCTCCAAAGATCTGTTGCACATTCCAGGACCGAACTTCGTAGACAATGTCTTTGTACAGAGCGACCGCAGCCCACGCGTCATGCGCGCTTTGCAAGATATTTTCAGCACAGGCAGACTGGCTAACACAGGCTATGTCTCCATTCTTCCAGTCGACCAGGGCATTGAGCACTCCGGCGGCGCTTCCTTTGCGAAGAATCCAATCTATTTCGATTCAGAAAATATCGTCAAACTGGCCATCGAAGGTGGTTGTAACGCTGTCGCCTCGACATTCGGCGTTCTGGGCTCCGTGGCAAGAAAATATGCGCACAAGATTCCATTCATCGTAAAACTCAATCACAACGAGTTCTTGAGCTACCCCAACCGCTACGATCAGATCATGTTCGGTGCTGTCGAGCAGGCATGGGAAATGGGTGCAACAGCAGTTGGCGCCACAATCTACTTTGGTTCGGAAGAATCTTCTCGCCAGATCCAGGAAGTTGCTCATGCCTTCCACGAAGCTCACCAGCTCGGCATGGCCACGATTCTCTGGTGCTACCTGAGAAACCCAGCCTTCAAGACCGCCGACACCGACTACCACGTCTCAGCCGACCTCACCGGTCAAGCCAACCACCTCGGCGTCACAATCGAAGCCGACATCATCAAACAGAAGCTGCCTGAAAACAACGGTGGCTACAACGCCATCAAGTTCGGCAAAACTGACCCGCTCGTTTATTCACAGCTGACTTCAGATCACCCGATCGATCTGACCCGCTACCAGGTAGTCAATTGCTACATGGGACGCCAGGGCTTGATCAACTCCGGTGGTGCTTCTGGTAAGCATGACTTCGAAGAAGCCGTCACTACAGCCGTTATCAACAAGCGCGCCGGTGGAATGGGCTTGATCTCAGGAAGAAAAGCTTTCCAGAGACCAATGAAAGAAGGCGTTCAGTTGCTGAATGCTATTCAAGACGTTTACCTCTGCAAAGACGTTACAGTCGCCTAGGCAAAGTTCCTCCCTCGAGGACTGACTCAGGAAACGGCATCCAAACAGTTCTTCGCGTTCCATCCACGGGTGGAACGCGAAGTCTCTTTTTGCTGAAAAAAAAGGAGCGCCGTCAAATTGACAGCGCTCCGATATCTTCCAAGCCGATTGAAATTAACCGCCGATTGTCTTCTTTGCGGCGTCGTGAACTTCGACCTTGGCTGTTTTAGTGGCCGTGACTTTGGAATTGTCGTAAGCGTCGACAGTAGCACTGTCGCTTGCAGTGACAACAGTGTTTCCGTAAGCCTTGACTACGCTGCTGTCCTTGGCGACAACTGTGACGTCACCCAGAGCCATAACAGAAGCATTACCGTAGCACTCGACTCTGCACTTGCCGGCGGCAAATACTGTGCAGTTGTCGTAGGCTTTGATAAGCGCGTTACCGGCGCCCGTGATGTTGCAGTTGCCATGTCCCATGATGGTTGATTGTCCGTCAGCTTGAACATAGGCGTTACCGGCTGCATCGATGTCTGATTTGTTGTGAGCAAAAATGCGGCTGTTGTCGAACGCTTTGGTCTTCACGTCGGCATTGGCATAGACAGTTGTGTGACCATAACCAATTACAGTGCAAGTATCGAAGGCATTTATGTAGGTTTGGTCGTAAGCTTCGACACTGGCACCACCGTAGGCATCTACGTGAGCAGTCTCGCGCACGATTGCGGTGCCGCCATGTACTTCATTTTGACCGTAGAAGAAAAGCGATGTCTTTTCGATGGCCAGAGCACCCAGTGCCGTCGACAAAGACAAAAGAGTTGGCAGTAACACATATTTCAGTTTCATCGCACTTTCCTTTCCGGACTCAGCCGGTCATCCAAACAATGGCGGTGCGCGTCAGCTTATCACATCTATATCCCTGCACTCATCTGCCGGGACTCTTAACGCAACATCGTTAAATCGCCAACTCGTTGTCATATTCAGGCAGGATGGCAAGCGGAGAGCAGAAAAGATAATTAAAAGAGGCACATTTCGACCCTTAACAGATCGCCGCGTTATAAGCTTAGCAACCGGTGACCCGCTGTTCCCGCGCCTCAGCTTCATTGCCCATGAATAAATATCTGACAGACATAAGGTTGGGAGACCTTCTGGCCAAAACAGGCATTGTTACAGCCAAGCAGGTTAATGATGCAGTCAGAACTGCCGGCAATAAGAATTTGCACTTCGGTCAAATACTCGTCCTCTCTGGTTATCTTAAATCGAGCGATCTCAAGGCGGGCATCGAGGCTCAATCAGCGATTCGCGACAGGTCCGTAGACAGAGAGGCAGCTGGCAAAGCGCTGGAAAAAGCCTGCAGTGAGGGCTTGACCTTCAATGAAGCCCTGAGCGCAGTCGGTGCTGCGCCTGAGAGCATACCGACAAATCGGCTCGGGGAGCTGATTGTGGACTCCGGTCTGCTAACTGCGGAACAGTGCAAGACGGCGATCGATAAGAGCCTCTCGACCGGGCTGCCGCTCGGGCGGATTTTAGTGACAAACAACCTGATCAGTGAAGACACGCTGGTCAACTTGCTTGAGATACAAATGCGCGTGCGAGATCAGATGCTCACACGAGAGCAAGCGCTGGCATTGATAGCGGCTGGACCAGACCAACTGAACGAGCAGGACATGCAAGCGCAGGGTCAGAAAACAGTTCGACTGGGTGAGTTATTGGTGAGGGCAAGGATTCTCAGCCGCACTGACGTAATTAACGTTCTTGAAGTGGGTCTCCATGCAAACGAAAAAATTGGTCAGCTCCTGGTTGGATTTGGCTTCATCAGCCCATTTCTGCTGGAGTGTGCTCTCAACCTGCAACAAATGGTGGAAAACAAATTCATTCGCACGGACGAAGCAGCAAAATGCCTGAAACACATAGAAGCACATAACACCTCGATTTCGGAGGCATTAGTGCAGCTCGGGGTGCTGCAGTTGCCCAAAATCACATCCCAGGGCACTGCCGATTCGACGCTGGCCGGCGGTAATCACAGCGCGGTCAACAAATTCTTCAGCGCAGTCGATGCGGGTTCATCCTCAACAAAGCTCGATTCAACATTCGGCGAGGCAGATCAAACAAGCTGGAACGCTCTCGATATGCGGACGCGGCGCCTGGTACGCTCTTTGCGTTCAACCGGAGAACCAAAACCGCCACAAGCGCTCTGCACCGTATATGGTGAGCTTGTGAAAGCATACAAGAACTTAGCGACCCGACACGTTGCAGCCACCAATTTATTGGAAGCAGAGTGGCTTTATGAGCGAGTCTTGTCCTTGAAAGAACGTACAGGTGGTCGCCTGCACCCGAGCCTGGCTGTAGATCTGAAGAATCTTGCCGAAGTACAAATCAGCCAGCGCAAATTCGACAATGCAGAAAGATCAGTGCAAAGGGCGATCGCTCTGCTCGAACAGAGTCGTCCGTATAACGGTGCTTTGCTGGCCAACTGCCTGAATATGCTCGCCATGATTTATTTCGACCAGGGCTTCCACAAAGATGCTGAGCCGCTTCTGACGCGGGCCTTGACCTTGAAAGAGCTACACTTCGGACACGATCACGTGGAATTGGCTGACACACTCAGAGATTACGCTCGACTGCTGGCCAAAACCGAACGCAACTTCGAAGCGGAAAAAGTTTACTTTCAAGCCCGTTCTATTCTCGCCCGGCAGCAACGATCTGAAGGTGCAAATGTTCCCCCGGCTATACGGGTGGGTCGTGCGCATTGAGCGTGAACCAGTAAATGTTCTCACCAATCTTCAGACAGTCCCCTTCCTCCAGAGGCATGTCTGATTTGAGCGGCTTTCCGTTTATGGTTGTCCAGACGGTAATAGGAAAAATGCCGATTTTAGACTTAGCCTTGAACGATCCCTGCTCGATCTTGGCCTGATACTTTCCGTCAGCCTCAGTAATCGAGACCTGAATGGGCTCAGGATAAGGATGCTCGAGAACGACGTCGCTTTTTCTGTCTGAACCAATTGTTGCTGGACACGTAATAGCGAACATCTCGTTTGTTTCGCTCAGAACGAGATAAACTTGCGAATTAGGCATGGGGCCGGGGCTTAGCGTCGATATCTGTTATTGCGCACTTCGATCGGCACAGGCGACATTTTGGCAGGGAACAGACGCTGCATGAGCAGGTTCAAGAAGTTTGCGATATGACTCATTGGATTACCTTACTAAATGCGTACACTCTATTTGTACCCCGAATCCCCCGACTTTCTGATATTAATTCTATTGGAAACCTCAAATTTTTAATCCAGCGCCGAAAAACTGGCAGATTGGGTAGAGCGATATCGCTTTACCACCGATTCATCTTTTTCCTAAAGCGATATCGTTTTGCCATGAATTCATCTTTTTCCTGAAGCGATATCGCTTTAGTCAACCATTATTAGTTTTTGTAGTGAACGAACTTCCTCTAGGTAAAACCCAGTGCTAAGCTGATGATCGGTAGGTTCAAGCAACGAATTTCAGATCTTGGCCAAACAAAGCTTTTCTAAAAATCTAGTCAAAAACAGGCTGGCAACAGTTGAGTTAGCCCTGTCAAAATTGAGCGCCGACTATGAAGAAACAACCTACCGTAAAAGTGCTGTCGTAGCCGACTGCATAAGAAACGCCCGCGAAGAACTCGATGCCGCTTTCGAAAAACTATTTGAAGACGAGTATCAACGGGCTTTCGAGCTAGCCGGCATTGCCTGGCTGCACACTGACTTCGGTCGGCAAATCATCGATGCTGAAGCGATCGAGCACCTGCTCGGGGAGAGCGACTACCTCGAGTTAGGCGACATCAGTGTGCCGTGGCAAGACAGAGCCAAACAGCATTTCGCCTTTCTCGAACAAGAATTGCAACGAGTGCGCGCCGAGATTACCGCCAACCGTGGGACGTCAACATAAATGCCTTTCCAGCTTCCCGAGCAATTTTCTAACTGGCTGGAACGGCGAAACGCGAAAGCAAAAATCGAGCAGCTCATGTCTACAATCAGCGAACTGAGCAACATCTCGCAAAACAAAGACGAGGCCGTCAAAAGCCTGCTGCAAAAACACCTTTTGAAGGCAGAAGAAGAATATCAATCGGCTCTGACTGAGTACAAAGATGACATAGAAGAATGTAAGCGCCGCACAGAATTTGGCTTGTTCAGACTGGACCTGGTCAAGCAACAGTTAAGCGTGGCCCAAGAAAAAAAATTTCTGCCCAACTTTGAAGAGAACACACCCGAGCACAGTGCACTCATGCTCTCTGGCGCTATCGCTCGGACAAAAATGGCGGTTGAATACAGCAATTGCGTGGTTAGCGAAGCGATCCGTATGAATTTAGTTGGGGTCGTGACCATGTTCAATGACGCCGTCGACATGATCCGCACCGGTCAGCCCGAGATGTCGCAGCGAACCTGCGAAGGCGGTCTGCTCATGCTCTATTTGCTGGAACGCCAGATTGAGCTCGACAATCGCCAGTCGATTGTCGACCTGAAAAACATTCCTAAATTCACGAAGAAAGAGTCGAAAAAAATCAAAGAAGCTGTCGACTGCATCTGCAACCTCAAAGAAAGCCTGATCGAATCTGAACGTCCGGTCTCACTACGCATCACCAAACATTTAGATAATGCGGTGGAGAATTTTTATGCTGCAGTTCAGGCGTTCGTTGACGACGAAATCGAGCTGGTCGATAAGCTGACGACAACGATGACTATGCAAGTAGCGCTTTCCGAGAAGCTATTTCACAGCAGCAACGCCAAAGAGAAAACTGCCGACGATGCTGCCGGGGAAGAACACGATCTCATCGCTCAGCGCGTCAACGAATTCAAAACAAGAATTTTGAAACTACAGCGTTTGATTCAAAATCGCAGCGAAAACGATGTTCACGCGACCAAGAGGCTTGATGCCGTGTTGAGGTTTTACGAACAGTCAATGGAACATTTGCGTGAATGCAATCTCGCTGAAGCCGAGAGAACTGCAACTGGCGCAATTTTAGACCTTGATTTTGCGCGCCAGTTGCTCTTTAACAAAGGCAAGCCCACCTACCGGGAATTGTGATGTGCGCGAAAACTGGACACGAGCAGATCAAGAACTAACCCTCAGCGAAAGCGAGATGCAAACGCTTTTGCATCCAGTCTTTCCAAATGCTCGCGTTCTCCACAGCCAACTGGCATCAGGCGGGCTCTCCAATACAAACATCCGCGTGCTTATGCACGAACAAAAGGCACCGGTCCTCTTGCGCATTTGGACAAGAGACGCCAGTCAGGCCGAGAAAGAGTTTCGCATAAACAGCGCCGTGCACAAAACAGTGCCTACTCCAGACTGTTTTCACTTCTCTGTCGATAATCCCGTCAACGGTCAGCCTTACGCGATCATGCAGTGGTTCGACGCGCCCCGGTTAGAACTTGTGGCAGCCAAACTTTCACCTGGTGAACTGCTTCAACTGGCGAAATCGCTCGGCAAAGTTCTGCAATCGATTCACGACTACAAATTTTCCGCCACAGGAATGCTGGACAACAAATTAAAGATCTGCGAACCGATAGAGATCGGTTCAGCAGGGATGATCGCGTTTGCCCGCGAGTGCTTAATCGAAAAACGCGGTAACAGCCATCTCAGCGAAGATTTCACAGAGAAAATATTGGGTT containing:
- a CDS encoding ABC transporter permease yields the protein MQRLAPHNRKNDLLLAWFAPLGQAAKLALEMLYPGNLLSIQFRQYRSSLGWMGIKSLPLVGLSAMFVSLALSIQTIIELKNFSAQDMAGMVISIGLLRELGPLTVSVSWCARVAARLCGEARDFKGSSSDFVSEFALPKYLAALSMAVPLGAYGLVIGFLTSAIFAPYLGVSSIHDYLSAAKPAIRDKDLFCYFFKLIVLNPTIGVFAGCVFGRYGRGGRAEVCSNAITAMFIAAMFFNLVFTYAMYMP
- the rfaE2 gene encoding D-glycero-beta-D-manno-heptose 1-phosphate adenylyltransferase encodes the protein MGLVVTREELKQVVRAQKEQNKIIVTTNGCFDILHVGHVRYLAEARRLGDVLIVGVNTDDSVRRLKGPSRPVNNENDRAEVLASLECVDYVTLFPEDTPVELLTEVKPNFHAKGGDYDPEKLAETPVVESFGGQVKIINLVPGKSTTSLIAKIDKSKEKSNDTVNC
- a CDS encoding tetratricopeptide repeat protein, translated to MTDTKQSGSKSTTRIGSLSLVLSGIALATTISPLTAGAAGTKPLPIERIGLDNARQLVVQFASEPGAFPSIPNVLDLPGPNHRVVVDFADTTIDRAKIPTVEEMTTAMGKVLPVINGIRYSILPNAAKPTARVVLELPEDLKVTPRVVKVEENSVTINLGDEVKNLVVPKKTTGRTTHESSARPATVPSPGGESVVSAVNAASAPVPSGAVGAPVPRSTTTTAAMTQLASTRIPLEDDAAPVMASTAAPVAVQAQAPVPVAYQPQAPAPVAQQAPLRTVTTTQYQAAPPVFAGQPVVNADGETVALKGEQKIDELSVPAGATKSSATASGWDWNSPVENELVSKAAATKSMSDGAAASGPAVAQARPGDDPEEAFVKKIAAKEMGASTPLATLTDVAPLTSTTNLAASREESPAAAVSPVAQLRELDTATVTPVAQLRDVEAVPVATAPVTAPTAASAPIAAVPVAAAPQVETETAYVPSAATAPSQESTAPDAVVSASPPVTKVAQVSEPLRTEQIETQPLSLPEPAAKPAPAAAPRASAPVPADAVDESPASATSADGDASAAAQAAPQASGPALSLKLYNSAVRNHLSGKLMEAINDYKGALAANPSLAEAHSNLGLIYNQQHNYAGALGEFHKALAINPKDAITYNGIGAALRAEKDLPGAIKNWQTAVDLDPKLATAHYNLGTAFEIQKDYDRALEAYKDAITNDYRLGEAYYRMGLILQQKHQLDDAAAQYSQALKISSTAEYSADAKQRLAELKAQKK
- the mce gene encoding methylmalonyl-CoA epimerase encodes the protein MSETRLDHIAVAVRSLDEALKFYKDSFGLECIEIEEVLEQGVRVAKLDLGNTHLELLEPLSDDSPVGKFLASRGPGLHHICVGVDNIITKLDCLKSAGTRLIDEQPKLGASGARIAFVHPKSTGGVLLELSQPFEVGSDKH
- a CDS encoding class I fructose-bisphosphate aldolase; protein product: MQELSKIEEALGSKASYYLQHECKTVSKDLLHIPGPNFVDNVFVQSDRSPRVMRALQDIFSTGRLANTGYVSILPVDQGIEHSGGASFAKNPIYFDSENIVKLAIEGGCNAVASTFGVLGSVARKYAHKIPFIVKLNHNEFLSYPNRYDQIMFGAVEQAWEMGATAVGATIYFGSEESSRQIQEVAHAFHEAHQLGMATILWCYLRNPAFKTADTDYHVSADLTGQANHLGVTIEADIIKQKLPENNGGYNAIKFGKTDPLVYSQLTSDHPIDLTRYQVVNCYMGRQGLINSGGASGKHDFEEAVTTAVINKRAGGMGLISGRKAFQRPMKEGVQLLNAIQDVYLCKDVTVA
- a CDS encoding tetratricopeptide repeat protein: MNKYLTDIRLGDLLAKTGIVTAKQVNDAVRTAGNKNLHFGQILVLSGYLKSSDLKAGIEAQSAIRDRSVDREAAGKALEKACSEGLTFNEALSAVGAAPESIPTNRLGELIVDSGLLTAEQCKTAIDKSLSTGLPLGRILVTNNLISEDTLVNLLEIQMRVRDQMLTREQALALIAAGPDQLNEQDMQAQGQKTVRLGELLVRARILSRTDVINVLEVGLHANEKIGQLLVGFGFISPFLLECALNLQQMVENKFIRTDEAAKCLKHIEAHNTSISEALVQLGVLQLPKITSQGTADSTLAGGNHSAVNKFFSAVDAGSSSTKLDSTFGEADQTSWNALDMRTRRLVRSLRSTGEPKPPQALCTVYGELVKAYKNLATRHVAATNLLEAEWLYERVLSLKERTGGRLHPSLAVDLKNLAEVQISQRKFDNAERSVQRAIALLEQSRPYNGALLANCLNMLAMIYFDQGFHKDAEPLLTRALTLKELHFGHDHVELADTLRDYARLLAKTERNFEAEKVYFQARSILARQQRSEGANVPPAIRVGRAH